One window of the Candidatus Zixiibacteriota bacterium genome contains the following:
- a CDS encoding exported hypothetical protein (Evidence 5 : Unknown function), protein MKSLGTIMVMILAAILLFGLSAAQGSTDTKPLQQMLDSARAVEAPVFAPVTYLKAARKLDEIREAIRLEKKQQSIDQLVSDFNGYAENALKATGVAKLSLSEYLAPRNKARAAKAQILVPELYQKAEDQFIKGTSKVESGDVKGGLKEAEKASPQFDTAEMEAIRVDVLGNADKLIAAAVADEATKYAFTTLDKAKTAREKANDILNGDRYERKQSVAFASRAEYEARHASNIAQSVRALERNDQAWEKLMLGYEIEMQKAATAAGVDLLRFDNGPMAAADTLVARIKGLKGKVSNLEESSAGMQKESEETSSKLVNQLQVTLAHLGEADNGQDPLVLAQKLDDKVSEFLAQKAQLDSMMQAKQGELAQLEKTHEEVSAELQARQAKEEKLKQAKTMINPSEGEILFNATNDIVLRLTGLAFASGKSDIADAQVPILNKAIEIIKLFPDSKLMIEGHTDNAGDPGNNTRLSEKRAIAVMQFIRQALSIPAEKITSAGYGSDRPVASNATADGRAKNRRIDIIIMQ, encoded by the coding sequence ATGAAATCCCTCGGAACAATAATGGTAATGATTCTTGCGGCGATTCTGCTGTTTGGTCTGTCGGCGGCGCAAGGTTCGACCGACACCAAACCGCTCCAGCAGATGCTCGATTCGGCGCGGGCGGTGGAGGCGCCGGTGTTTGCGCCGGTAACATATCTCAAGGCAGCCAGGAAACTGGATGAAATCCGCGAAGCGATTCGTCTGGAGAAAAAACAGCAATCGATCGATCAACTGGTTTCCGATTTCAACGGGTATGCGGAAAATGCCCTCAAAGCGACCGGGGTGGCGAAATTGTCGCTTTCGGAATATCTCGCTCCACGAAATAAGGCGCGGGCCGCCAAGGCACAGATACTGGTGCCGGAATTATACCAAAAGGCGGAAGACCAATTTATTAAGGGGACATCCAAGGTCGAATCGGGCGATGTCAAAGGGGGACTTAAAGAGGCCGAGAAAGCATCGCCCCAGTTTGATACCGCTGAGATGGAGGCGATTCGGGTCGATGTGCTCGGGAACGCCGATAAACTGATCGCGGCGGCGGTGGCCGATGAAGCGACCAAGTACGCATTCACGACGCTCGATAAGGCCAAAACGGCGCGCGAGAAAGCCAACGATATTTTGAACGGCGACCGGTATGAGCGGAAGCAGTCGGTGGCGTTTGCGTCGCGGGCGGAGTACGAAGCGCGGCATGCCTCGAATATCGCGCAGTCGGTCCGAGCGCTGGAGCGGAACGATCAGGCCTGGGAGAAATTGATGCTGGGGTACGAAATCGAAATGCAGAAAGCGGCGACCGCGGCGGGAGTCGATTTGCTCCGGTTCGACAACGGCCCGATGGCGGCGGCCGATACGCTGGTGGCGCGGATAAAAGGCCTGAAAGGGAAAGTGAGCAATTTAGAAGAAAGCTCGGCCGGGATGCAGAAAGAATCGGAAGAGACCTCGTCGAAATTGGTCAACCAACTGCAGGTGACACTGGCGCATCTGGGCGAGGCCGACAACGGGCAGGATCCTCTGGTTCTGGCGCAGAAACTGGATGACAAGGTTTCGGAATTTCTGGCCCAGAAGGCGCAACTCGATTCGATGATGCAGGCCAAACAGGGAGAGTTGGCGCAATTGGAAAAGACGCACGAAGAAGTGAGCGCGGAACTTCAGGCGCGGCAGGCCAAAGAGGAAAAATTGAAACAGGCCAAGACGATGATTAACCCGTCGGAAGGGGAAATCCTGTTCAACGCCACCAATGATATCGTGCTTCGCCTGACCGGGCTGGCGTTTGCCTCGGGCAAGAGCGATATCGCCGACGCGCAGGTGCCGATTTTGAACAAGGCGATAGAGATTATAAAACTTTTCCCCGATTCGAAGTTGATGATCGAGGGGCACACCGACAACGCCGGCGACCCCGGAAACAATACCCGCCTGTCGGAGAAGCGGGCGATTGCGGTGATGCAATTTATCCGCCAGGCGCTTTCGATTCCGGCGGAGAAGATAACCTCGGCCGGTTACGGTTCCGACCGCCCGGTGGCGAGCAACGCCACGGCGGACGGGCGGGCGAAGAATAGAAGGATTGATATAATAATAATGCAGTAG
- a CDS encoding hypothetical protein (Evidence 5 : Unknown function), translating into MTDAHLFPESIGGRFSFRHCCVYCNNWLGHHIEGKLMKSLFTAFARDQTGIANKEDAFRQINIIDTQSGEDYRYYEKEIVGKPKMRSPRERIAPPKQLRSLIRKDVQKRFPNWVEYYMDQYDSGANRISLPGEIHTFRKERLNGNIEFRGENFFPVDLLAKISYEAMFIFGFFSRESIVGFYKDNFEIYREEVAPFKTRIKIRSEFGKRVKLLNPSKWRGNIDYAKIKFYPSHSIDLRISDKDVAYIAINFFECLRYLVVIGKINRALIAYSDFLNRRIFFPIRGEPSIFCQPFPRKYESIKKGEDIIADVAWIMFNKGKL; encoded by the coding sequence ATGACGGACGCTCATCTTTTCCCCGAAAGTATTGGGGGTAGATTTAGTTTCAGGCATTGTTGCGTTTATTGTAATAATTGGTTGGGACATCATATTGAAGGTAAATTGATGAAGAGCTTATTTACTGCCTTTGCAAGAGACCAAACTGGAATCGCAAATAAAGAGGATGCCTTCCGTCAAATAAATATTATTGATACTCAATCGGGAGAGGATTACAGGTATTATGAAAAGGAAATTGTCGGCAAACCGAAAATGCGGTCTCCGCGAGAACGAATTGCGCCACCAAAGCAGCTTCGATCTTTGATAAGAAAGGATGTGCAAAAGAGATTTCCCAATTGGGTGGAGTACTATATGGACCAGTACGACAGTGGGGCAAATCGCATTTCGCTACCAGGAGAGATTCATACATTTCGTAAAGAACGATTGAATGGCAATATTGAATTCAGAGGAGAAAATTTCTTCCCAGTTGATCTTTTGGCAAAAATATCTTATGAAGCTATGTTTATTTTTGGGTTTTTTTCAAGAGAGTCGATTGTTGGATTTTACAAAGATAATTTTGAGATTTATAGAGAAGAAGTTGCGCCATTTAAGACGCGAATTAAAATAAGAAGTGAGTTTGGGAAACGGGTAAAATTACTTAATCCATCTAAATGGCGGGGGAATATAGATTATGCAAAGATTAAATTTTATCCATCCCACAGTATTGATTTGCGCATAAGCGATAAGGATGTGGCTTACATAGCCATTAATTTTTTTGAATGCCTTCGCTATTTGGTTGTTATTGGAAAAATCAATCGTGCGTTAATAGCATATTCCGACTTCTTAAATAGAAGAATATTTTTCCCCATTAGGGGCGAGCCATCAATTTTTTGTCAGCCATTCCCAAGAAAATATGAATCTATTAAGAAAGGTGAGGACATCATTGCGGATGTTGCTTGGATAATGTTTAATAAGGGCAAGCTATAA
- a CDS encoding conserved membrane hypothetical protein (Evidence 4 : Unknown function but conserved in other organisms), translating to MSTEYILELYKQLGHEQNKYVYFMLAAAASAMGFAIQKTTGMRVAWALVPIGIAIVLWSISFYYGSLNRIATNAVLHANLDLLKLYGKVHERQPPTTQTTEIAIKSTEEKLSIENEKAARYGIRQFRFLIAGGIAFLIWHIIEMIRVS from the coding sequence ATGTCAACAGAATATATCCTTGAACTTTATAAGCAACTAGGCCATGAGCAAAACAAATATGTGTACTTTATGCTTGCGGCTGCAGCTTCTGCAATGGGATTCGCCATTCAGAAAACGACTGGAATGAGGGTTGCATGGGCATTAGTTCCTATCGGTATTGCAATTGTCCTTTGGTCAATAAGCTTTTACTATGGATCGTTAAATAGGATTGCCACAAATGCGGTGTTGCATGCTAATCTAGACCTATTGAAATTATATGGTAAGGTACATGAAAGACAACCACCCACCACGCAGACAACGGAAATTGCAATTAAATCAACTGAGGAAAAATTGTCTATTGAAAACGAAAAAGCAGCTCGATACGGGATAAGGCAGTTTCGATTCCTAATTGCTGGCGGGATTGCATTTTTGATTTGGCACATAATAGAGATGATACGGGTATCGTAA
- a CDS encoding Methyltransferase type 11, with product MQAYGQGFAKVYNLKWAGFAKQVAPAILNYYESTPIGKANKKALDLCCGAGHLAVYLLEKGYRVVGIDLSEHMLHYARENTRQYLESGRAEFVKGDAADFKLKERFGLVYSTYDSLNHLENEEALKKCFKCVYDVCDGYFIFDLNTQKGLKNWNMIHVNDSADDLVIITRSFYDGQGPKAWTKISGFIRQEGGLYERFEENVFNTVFKLERVKEALFEVGWKNVYFASMRDLSARILEPEEELRVFVVAGKI from the coding sequence GTGCAGGCGTACGGACAGGGATTTGCCAAAGTTTATAATCTAAAATGGGCGGGGTTCGCCAAACAGGTCGCCCCGGCGATTCTCAATTATTATGAATCGACACCAATAGGCAAGGCGAACAAAAAGGCGCTTGATCTCTGTTGCGGCGCCGGGCATCTGGCGGTCTATCTATTAGAAAAAGGGTACCGGGTGGTGGGGATCGATCTCTCGGAGCATATGCTTCATTACGCCAGAGAAAATACAAGGCAATATCTGGAATCGGGGCGGGCCGAATTTGTAAAGGGCGACGCCGCCGATTTCAAACTTAAAGAACGGTTCGGGCTGGTTTATTCCACCTATGATTCGCTTAATCATCTGGAAAACGAAGAGGCCCTCAAAAAATGTTTCAAATGCGTTTATGATGTCTGCGACGGCTATTTCATTTTTGATCTCAACACGCAAAAGGGGCTCAAGAACTGGAACATGATTCATGTCAATGACAGCGCCGACGATTTGGTAATTATCACCCGCAGTTTTTATGACGGGCAGGGGCCGAAGGCGTGGACAAAAATTTCGGGATTCATCCGTCAGGAAGGCGGTCTGTACGAGCGTTTTGAAGAAAATGTATTCAACACCGTTTTCAAACTGGAGCGGGTGAAAGAGGCGCTTTTTGAGGTGGGGTGGAAGAATGTTTATTTTGCATCGATGAGGGATTTGTCAGCACGAATTTTAGAGCCGGAGGAAGAGCTGAGGGTTTTTGTGGTGGCGGGCAAGATTTGA
- a CDS encoding Putative peroxiredoxin (fragment) (Evidence 3 : Putative function from multiple computational evidences) yields MAKLPSGCDRAAARVVNKAAMQKAGSKDKSKKNESEIVEEEPMSMARVGGPAPDFEAQAYHKGKFINVKLSDNLGKWVLLCFYPGDFTFV; encoded by the coding sequence ATGGCAAAACTGCCGTCAGGGTGCGATCGGGCCGCGGCGCGGGTGGTCAACAAGGCCGCCATGCAGAAGGCCGGATCGAAAGACAAATCCAAAAAGAACGAATCTGAAATAGTGGAGGAGGAGCCGATGTCAATGGCGCGTGTCGGCGGGCCGGCCCCCGATTTCGAGGCCCAGGCCTACCATAAGGGGAAATTTATCAATGTCAAATTGTCCGACAACCTGGGGAAATGGGTTCTGCTCTGTTTCTATCCGGGTGATTTTACCTTTGTCTGA
- a CDS encoding Alkyl hydroperoxide reductase, which translates to MKRLGVEVIAVSVDSKFVHKIWDEEELSKMTKGGIPYAIASDTGGALGKIYGVYDEAMGVNIRGRFLIDPDGIIQAMEVMTPPVGRKIAETIRQVQAFQQVRATKGAEACPAGWEPGQPTLKVGPDLVGKVWKVWKPTE; encoded by the coding sequence TTGAAGCGGCTGGGAGTGGAAGTTATCGCGGTCAGCGTTGACAGCAAATTTGTTCACAAAATCTGGGATGAGGAAGAGCTTTCCAAAATGACCAAAGGCGGGATACCGTACGCGATCGCCTCCGATACGGGGGGCGCGCTGGGCAAAATCTACGGTGTTTATGACGAGGCGATGGGGGTCAATATCCGGGGACGGTTTTTGATCGACCCCGACGGTATCATCCAGGCGATGGAAGTGATGACGCCGCCGGTGGGGCGGAAAATCGCGGAGACGATTCGTCAGGTGCAAGCGTTCCAGCAGGTCCGCGCCACCAAGGGAGCGGAGGCCTGTCCGGCCGGATGGGAGCCAGGGCAGCCGACGCTCAAGGTCGGGCCGGATCTGGTCGGCAAGGTCTGGAAAGTCTGGAAGCCGACCGAGTAA
- a CDS encoding membrane hypothetical protein (Evidence 5 : Unknown function) — MNEGKHPDVSQWLSQGWETFKKYPALLIGVTVMMTLIYVILAVLASSVIGMIIYYLFLLLFGPVLWMGWCYICLRAVRGENVVAGDLFAPLSHYGPVWVAYILYGLIVAAGCILLIVPGIIWSLKYGFCTFAVMDKKCGGIEAISFSAKITKGFKGQLFLFVLIELVCGLLSLPFIFGFALMKPFIVMMGLLPFAAMVLVVAPWLGVSLAAAYESLRGHYESKIAEPSLPPNSAI, encoded by the coding sequence ATGAACGAAGGCAAGCACCCCGATGTGAGTCAATGGCTCTCCCAGGGATGGGAAACGTTCAAGAAATATCCGGCGCTTCTGATTGGTGTCACGGTTATGATGACGCTGATTTATGTGATTCTGGCGGTGCTGGCTTCCAGCGTCATCGGCATGATTATTTATTATCTGTTTCTACTCCTTTTCGGCCCGGTTCTCTGGATGGGCTGGTGTTATATCTGCTTGAGAGCGGTTCGCGGTGAAAATGTTGTCGCAGGCGATCTGTTCGCTCCTCTCTCTCATTACGGGCCGGTGTGGGTGGCCTATATATTATACGGTCTGATTGTTGCCGCCGGGTGTATTCTCCTGATAGTCCCGGGAATAATATGGTCCCTTAAATACGGTTTTTGCACTTTTGCGGTTATGGATAAAAAATGCGGCGGCATCGAGGCCATTTCATTTTCCGCCAAGATCACCAAAGGATTCAAAGGGCAGTTGTTTCTGTTTGTCCTGATTGAATTGGTCTGCGGATTGTTGAGTCTTCCCTTTATATTCGGTTTTGCCCTGATGAAGCCGTTCATCGTGATGATGGGGCTTCTCCCCTTTGCGGCGATGGTGCTGGTTGTCGCTCCCTGGCTGGGGGTCAGTCTGGCGGCGGCGTATGAGTCATTGAGAGGACACTATGAATCGAAAATAGCGGAGCCGTCACTGCCTCCCAATTCGGCAATCTAA
- a CDS encoding Dipeptidyl aminopeptidase/acylaminoacyl-peptidase-like protein, translating to MKIRYLILVIIFVLIKSAIAEGPLPDSLRLMYEYNPAESLDFRDTIIKDIDGVKLHDVSYISPKGGRVTAYLVVPPGEGPFAGILFAHWGYGTRTEFLPEAIMYARAGVVSLLVDAPWVRPAPYRRVVPDLANPESDLDKYIQNVIDFRRGIDLFGQLGFVDTSRIVYIGHSYGAQWGAILNAVDKRPKGVILMGGVPSLADIWLKSNDPEMVDLRAGVPKGQLEKYIEVNGQFDAINYVPYGASPQFFQFAQFERYYGEEAMNRLANAACEPKDVKWYNTGHELNDIQALKDRIAWLASVLGIAPIIIQVELPQSPQK from the coding sequence ATGAAAATTAGATATTTAATATTAGTAATAATATTTGTTCTGATTAAGTCAGCAATTGCGGAAGGGCCACTCCCCGATTCCCTGCGGCTCATGTACGAATATAATCCCGCCGAATCTCTTGATTTCAGGGATACGATCATCAAAGATATCGACGGCGTCAAATTGCATGATGTTTCTTATATCAGTCCTAAAGGAGGGCGGGTGACCGCGTATCTGGTGGTTCCGCCGGGAGAGGGACCATTTGCCGGAATCCTTTTCGCGCACTGGGGGTACGGGACCCGGACAGAATTTCTTCCGGAGGCGATAATGTACGCGCGGGCGGGAGTTGTTTCATTATTGGTTGATGCTCCCTGGGTTCGCCCGGCGCCGTACCGTCGAGTGGTCCCGGATCTGGCCAATCCTGAAAGCGATCTGGACAAGTATATTCAGAATGTAATCGATTTCCGGCGCGGGATAGATTTATTCGGGCAACTCGGATTTGTCGATACGAGCCGCATCGTATATATCGGTCACAGTTACGGGGCGCAGTGGGGTGCCATATTGAACGCGGTGGATAAGAGACCCAAAGGAGTGATCCTCATGGGCGGAGTACCGTCACTGGCCGATATCTGGCTCAAGAGCAATGATCCCGAAATGGTCGATTTGCGGGCCGGGGTGCCGAAAGGTCAGTTGGAAAAATATATCGAGGTGAATGGCCAATTTGACGCCATAAATTATGTGCCGTACGGGGCGTCGCCGCAATTTTTCCAGTTTGCCCAATTCGAAAGATATTACGGGGAAGAGGCAATGAATCGCCTGGCAAATGCCGCGTGTGAACCGAAAGATGTCAAATGGTATAACACAGGCCACGAACTCAATGATATACAGGCACTTAAGGACAGGATAGCGTGGCTTGCCAGTGTTTTGGGGATTGCGCCGATTATAATTCAGGTCGAACTGCCTCAATCTCCCCAAAAGTAA
- a CDS encoding exported hypothetical protein (Evidence 5 : Unknown function), whose protein sequence is MDNMNSHMKIKSALLLILPALFVIAFSFQTASAVAVKPNTMSVQAKIEHNLAKHHLLKNNDIHVVLYGHLVTLQGTVATLAEKNQAEHQVSKAAKGYEIQNNLTVQSGSLTDSQLADRVTDKLNKYLFYSVFDWVTPSADNGVVTLKGYAHERWLKGAFERQVAQVPGVTRVDNQIEVLPVSIFDNEIRHRAMLLIYDNPMYEMYAYDAFEPVHIIVDGGDVTLYGNVASSSEKGWAATLIKFGTNAMKIDNQLQVL, encoded by the coding sequence ATGGACAATATGAACTCGCATATGAAGATTAAATCAGCGTTGCTTCTGATTCTGCCTGCCCTGTTCGTGATCGCCTTTTCGTTTCAGACAGCATCGGCCGTGGCGGTCAAGCCGAATACCATGTCGGTGCAGGCCAAAATCGAGCATAATCTTGCCAAGCATCATTTGCTGAAAAATAATGATATTCACGTTGTACTTTATGGTCATCTGGTGACCCTGCAGGGAACGGTTGCCACTCTGGCGGAAAAAAACCAGGCGGAGCATCAAGTTTCCAAAGCGGCCAAGGGATACGAGATTCAAAACAACCTGACGGTCCAGAGTGGCAGTCTGACCGATAGCCAACTGGCCGACCGGGTAACCGACAAATTGAACAAATATCTCTTTTACAGCGTCTTCGACTGGGTGACGCCGTCGGCCGATAATGGCGTAGTCACTCTTAAGGGATATGCTCACGAGAGATGGCTGAAAGGGGCTTTCGAGAGACAGGTAGCGCAGGTGCCGGGAGTCACCCGCGTTGACAATCAGATTGAAGTTCTGCCGGTGTCGATATTCGATAACGAAATCCGTCACCGCGCCATGCTTCTGATATATGACAATCCAATGTACGAGATGTATGCCTATGACGCTTTCGAGCCGGTGCATATCATCGTCGACGGGGGCGATGTAACGCTCTACGGCAATGTGGCCTCGTCGTCCGAAAAAGGCTGGGCGGCGACATTGATTAAATTCGGCACCAATGCCATGAAGATCGACAACCAGCTCCAAGTGCTTTAA
- a CDS encoding hypothetical protein (Evidence 5 : Unknown function) codes for MQFRIYKLDSSRREDFFRLHSEHNAAEECFCTTWWVPTWEEWAEQTAEQNRDLRLRLLNDGIFDGYLLYDGEEPIGWCQCCPRDLLPKIRQTYNLSPDENIWAICCFFILPRYREIGLAHYFLNEIIQSLKIQGVSHIQSFPKRGRELTPEDVWTGPEAIFLRAGFKPERDDEIHPVFGLDINNKGGT; via the coding sequence ATGCAATTCAGAATATATAAACTGGATTCCTCCCGCCGGGAGGACTTTTTCCGGCTTCACAGTGAGCACAATGCCGCCGAGGAATGCTTTTGTACCACCTGGTGGGTTCCGACATGGGAGGAATGGGCGGAACAGACCGCCGAACAGAATCGGGACCTGAGACTTCGCCTTCTCAATGATGGAATTTTCGACGGCTACCTTTTGTATGACGGGGAGGAACCGATCGGGTGGTGCCAGTGCTGTCCGCGGGATCTATTGCCCAAAATTAGACAAACTTATAATCTCAGCCCGGATGAGAATATCTGGGCAATATGTTGTTTTTTTATACTTCCGCGATATCGTGAGATCGGATTGGCTCATTACTTTCTTAATGAAATTATCCAGAGCCTCAAGATTCAGGGGGTTTCTCATATTCAAAGTTTTCCCAAGCGGGGCCGGGAATTGACTCCGGAAGATGTCTGGACAGGGCCGGAAGCGATATTTCTGAGAGCCGGCTTCAAGCCGGAGCGGGATGACGAAATCCATCCGGTATTCGGTCTTGATATTAATAATAAAGGGGGGACCTGA
- a CDS encoding hypothetical protein (Evidence 5 : Unknown function) — translation MITVRDWDSDTEYFVGTCSHTNESEEIDICGRERIEYLKKKTAAGLQIKVGFIENMPAGFLYMMPVEISPWGPLGKNLMYIPCMYVIRKAEGLGVGRAMLAAAEDAARLSGKKGIVTTGFYHDFWFMPAAFFERAGFRVLRKRKDEALLGKDFFDPVAPPEMLRRNFSYAALPDKVKIEIFWNRFCQTSNMEARRVREVAAEFGERVHLQEYDADNGDTLRQYQIPRGIYIDGNEIGWGYEAPRNGLRAAITKALEEKDKSRLDVQPIRAEQYEECMRLMLSQAGTYLERTMELMQMDRRQFGELFRTVGQVFTIRHKSINAGFYWIEAREKILHVHALIIKDEFQGQGLGSAILRRLEKEYRGRMNRIEMGVHTSNERAIALYRRLGYEVHKSLDYLGFLIMQKDVLLPKDGESE, via the coding sequence ATGATCACGGTTCGCGATTGGGACAGCGACACCGAATATTTTGTAGGGACCTGCTCTCACACGAATGAATCCGAGGAAATCGACATTTGCGGGCGTGAAAGAATCGAATACCTGAAAAAAAAGACCGCCGCGGGGCTCCAGATAAAAGTCGGGTTTATTGAAAATATGCCGGCCGGTTTCTTATATATGATGCCGGTCGAAATTTCACCCTGGGGTCCGCTGGGAAAGAATCTGATGTATATCCCATGCATGTATGTAATTCGCAAGGCGGAGGGATTGGGAGTCGGTCGGGCGATGCTGGCGGCGGCCGAAGACGCGGCGCGACTATCCGGCAAGAAAGGGATTGTCACCACCGGATTTTATCATGATTTCTGGTTTATGCCGGCCGCTTTTTTCGAGCGGGCCGGCTTCAGAGTTCTTCGGAAGAGAAAAGATGAAGCCCTTCTCGGAAAGGATTTTTTTGACCCGGTCGCCCCGCCCGAAATGCTTCGCCGGAATTTCAGCTACGCGGCGCTTCCCGATAAGGTCAAAATTGAGATTTTCTGGAACCGATTCTGCCAGACCAGCAATATGGAGGCGCGGCGGGTCAGAGAAGTGGCGGCGGAATTCGGGGAACGGGTGCATCTGCAGGAGTATGACGCCGACAACGGCGACACTCTTCGCCAATATCAAATACCGCGGGGGATATACATTGACGGCAACGAGATTGGTTGGGGGTATGAGGCCCCGCGAAACGGGCTTCGGGCCGCCATAACCAAAGCGCTCGAAGAAAAGGATAAGAGCCGGTTGGATGTCCAACCGATACGCGCCGAGCAATATGAGGAATGCATGCGACTGATGCTTTCGCAGGCCGGAACCTATTTAGAACGGACGATGGAATTAATGCAGATGGATCGGCGCCAGTTCGGCGAGCTTTTTCGGACGGTGGGCCAAGTCTTTACAATCCGCCATAAATCGATAAACGCCGGATTCTACTGGATTGAGGCAAGGGAAAAGATTCTTCATGTTCACGCCCTGATAATAAAAGACGAATTCCAGGGTCAGGGCCTCGGCTCAGCGATCCTTCGGCGGTTGGAAAAAGAATATCGGGGCCGGATGAACCGTATCGAGATGGGCGTCCACACATCTAATGAAAGGGCGATAGCCCTGTATCGGCGGCTTGGTTACGAAGTCCATAAGAGTCTCGACTATCTCGGATTTCTGATAATGCAGAAGGATGTATTATTGCCGAAAGACGGGGAATCCGAATAA
- a CDS encoding conserved hypothetical protein (Evidence 4 : Unknown function but conserved in other organisms) yields MFDPPKSKVAISSCSSYDPAILQKKIAQTFELIGGLDKFIKPGMKVLLKPNLLSAKEPMRAITTHPEIVAATAREVRNLGAEVIVGDSPGGAKRGVRRVWENTGMLAMAEREKIELVNFEAGGVVKMSIHDHHYFLAKPAVEADFIINLPKLKTHVLTLMTGAVKNMFGLIPGFRKGVYHKEAPKPEEFAHIIVDILSLRPPHLTLMDAILTMEGDGPSSGNPRWVNLLMASTDPVAIDAIAATIIGLNPERVPTTRLASEAGLGLGWPEAVEIVGEKLSEVRIHDFKLTSNRKLELIPSTLSRLLGHYVWVRPAIEDDTCTRCNVCVNSCPTGALQSSNDSKAPFFNYKVCINCWCCHELCPSRAVFVDQSWLARKFIR; encoded by the coding sequence ATGTTTGATCCGCCCAAATCCAAAGTAGCTATTTCGTCCTGCTCCAGTTACGATCCCGCCATTCTTCAGAAGAAAATCGCCCAGACATTTGAATTGATCGGGGGGCTGGATAAATTTATAAAGCCGGGGATGAAGGTTTTATTGAAACCGAATCTTCTTTCGGCCAAAGAACCGATGCGGGCCATAACCACTCATCCCGAAATAGTTGCGGCCACGGCGCGGGAGGTTCGCAATCTGGGGGCGGAAGTCATTGTCGGGGATTCTCCCGGCGGGGCGAAAAGGGGCGTCAGGCGAGTCTGGGAAAATACCGGCATGCTGGCGATGGCAGAAAGAGAAAAGATCGAACTGGTCAACTTCGAAGCCGGCGGGGTGGTCAAGATGTCCATCCATGACCATCATTATTTTTTGGCCAAACCGGCGGTCGAGGCCGATTTTATCATCAATTTGCCCAAATTAAAGACCCATGTCCTGACTCTGATGACGGGAGCGGTGAAAAATATGTTCGGCCTTATTCCGGGATTCCGCAAGGGGGTATATCACAAGGAAGCGCCCAAACCGGAGGAGTTTGCTCATATAATTGTCGATATTCTTTCTCTGCGACCGCCGCATCTGACTCTGATGGACGCCATTCTGACGATGGAAGGAGATGGGCCATCATCCGGCAATCCCCGCTGGGTCAATCTTTTAATGGCCTCGACCGACCCGGTGGCGATAGACGCTATCGCCGCTACGATAATAGGTCTGAACCCGGAACGGGTCCCGACCACAAGGCTGGCGTCGGAAGCCGGTCTGGGGTTAGGCTGGCCGGAGGCGGTCGAAATAGTGGGGGAAAAATTGAGCGAAGTGCGTATCCACGATTTTAAATTGACTTCCAATCGGAAACTGGAACTGATTCCCTCGACTTTAAGCCGTCTTTTGGGTCATTATGTCTGGGTGAGACCGGCAATTGAAGATGACACCTGCACCCGCTGTAATGTCTGCGTAAATTCCTGCCCGACCGGGGCCCTGCAATCCTCCAATGACAGCAAAGCGCCCTTTTTCAACTATAAGGTTTGCATAAACTGCTGGTGTTGTCACGAACTATGCCCCTCCCGGGCGGTCTTTGTGGATCAGTCCTGGCTGGCGCGCAAGTTTATTCGCTGA
- a CDS encoding exported hypothetical protein (Evidence 5 : Unknown function), translating into MRVTRSLIILFALILFVICFNAPAVFSGDEHPWDGEGGSTHPGSTGIPGTDSTKIIVRTSTYTSSGGNSGTPGISWAALYSHVIIYANFITWYRDLPADWSLRTRGVEENVRSISTVIMR; encoded by the coding sequence ATGAGGGTGACAAGAAGTCTGATAATCTTGTTTGCTCTGATATTGTTCGTCATTTGCTTCAACGCTCCGGCCGTTTTTTCCGGTGATGAGCATCCGTGGGATGGCGAGGGTGGCAGCACTCATCCCGGAAGCACCGGCATTCCCGGTACCGATTCTACCAAGATCATTGTCAGGACAAGCACTTACACCAGCAGTGGTGGGAATTCAGGGACTCCGGGCATCAGTTGGGCCGCGCTGTACAGCCATGTAATAATCTATGCCAATTTCATTACTTGGTATCGCGACCTACCGGCTGATTGGTCCTTAAGAACGAGGGGTGTTGAGGAAAATGTGAGGAGCATTTCAACTGTTATTATGAGATAA